One window of Flavobacteriales bacterium genomic DNA carries:
- a CDS encoding class I SAM-dependent methyltransferase → METVEICPVCRSTTSTVALTATDHTVSQEYFDIRKCDGCGFHFTSPRPEQNSIGKYYLSENYISHVAKATSLKDRIYHRVRRRAIRHKHKLISGYHSSGAVLDVGCGTGDFLAFLQEKGYSAAGVEVSPNARTLAEAKGLKVADKLQDIPAQAQFQVITLWHVLEHVPDPRHTLEQLYARCTEDALLVIAVPDHDSWDCKHYGVKWAAWDVPRHLSHFRRADMKRLLQETGFEPIATKHMWFDAPYVSMLSEQYRGAGPEGSLLKGALFGLWSNVVAWTFGRPTSSSLYLARRAKSSGRG, encoded by the coding sequence ATGGAAACCGTTGAGATATGCCCCGTATGCCGGTCCACAACAAGCACCGTCGCCTTGACCGCGACCGACCATACCGTAAGCCAAGAATACTTCGACATTCGCAAATGTGACGGTTGTGGGTTCCATTTCACCTCGCCGCGACCCGAACAGAACAGTATCGGGAAATACTACTTGTCCGAAAATTATATCTCCCACGTCGCGAAAGCAACCAGCCTCAAAGACCGCATCTATCACCGCGTCCGCCGCCGTGCGATACGCCATAAGCACAAGCTGATCTCCGGCTACCATTCCTCCGGGGCTGTCTTGGACGTCGGTTGCGGCACGGGCGATTTTCTTGCCTTCCTACAAGAGAAAGGTTACTCGGCGGCAGGGGTGGAGGTGAGCCCGAACGCCCGTACACTTGCCGAAGCGAAGGGCCTGAAGGTCGCGGATAAGCTACAGGACATACCGGCCCAGGCCCAGTTCCAGGTGATCACCTTATGGCACGTTCTGGAACATGTGCCCGATCCCCGGCACACTCTGGAACAACTTTATGCCCGTTGCACGGAGGATGCCCTATTGGTGATCGCCGTACCCGACCACGATAGCTGGGACTGCAAGCACTATGGTGTGAAGTGGGCCGCTTGGGATGTCCCCCGCCACCTCTCGCATTTCCGTCGGGCGGACATGAAGCGGCTCCTTCAGGAAACCGGCTTCGAACCGATCGCAACAAAGCACATGTGGTTCGACGCCCCATACGTTTCCATGCTCAGCGAACAGTACCGCGGAGCCGGGCCGGAGGGGTCCTTGCTCAAAGGCGCTCTGTTCGGGTTGTGGTCGAATGTTGTCGCCTGGACCTTCGGGCGGCCGACTTCGAGTTCTTTGTATTTAGCTCGAAGGGCAAAATCCTCAGGAAGGGGTTAA
- the mnmG gene encoding tRNA uridine-5-carboxymethylaminomethyl(34) synthesis enzyme MnmG: MSDSYDIIVVGGGHAGCEAAAAAANLGSSVLLITMNMGVIAQMSCNPAMGGVGKGQIVREIDALGGYSGIVSDISTVQFRMLNRSKGPAMWSPRTQNDRELFAHTWRKKLEQTPNVHFRQDTVTGLETETGNDGKVRVTGVRTGIGSVIPCRSVVLTNGTFLSAVMHIGEKQFGGGRSGEKAAYGITEQLATLGFESGRMKTGTPPRVDGRSIDYSKLEEQRGDENPAKFSFSTETRPIAKQLSCWITHTTNEVHDILRTGFDRSPMFSGRIQGVGPRYCPSIEDKIDRFADKDSHQIFVEPEGWNTVETYINGFSTSLPEEVQTAALRKLPGFAEARIFRPGYAVEYDYFPPTQIQHTLETKPVDGLYFAGQINGTTGYEEAACQGLMAGINAHLKVAEKDPFILRRDQAYIGVLVDDLITKGTEEPYRMFTSRAEFRILLRQDNADLRLTPLSYMIGLASGERMQRTELKAANTAQLLSALRTESADPEPTNAVIVPRGTDPVKQKVKLHGLLLRPQLSYVDIEPLSPTLSKLTASFGELRNEVVEQTEIKAKYEGYIDKERNMADRMSHLEDVPLQADMPYAKLTSLSIEARQKLDKIRPNTLGQASRISGISPADISVLMVYLGR; encoded by the coding sequence ATGAGCGATAGCTATGACATCATCGTGGTGGGCGGAGGCCATGCCGGCTGCGAAGCCGCGGCGGCGGCGGCCAATTTGGGCAGTTCCGTGCTGTTGATCACCATGAACATGGGCGTGATCGCCCAAATGAGCTGCAACCCGGCCATGGGAGGTGTGGGCAAAGGGCAGATCGTGCGGGAGATCGATGCGCTCGGCGGATACTCCGGTATCGTCAGCGATATCAGCACAGTCCAGTTCCGGATGCTGAACCGGAGCAAAGGACCCGCCATGTGGAGCCCGCGGACGCAGAACGACCGCGAGCTCTTCGCACATACCTGGCGGAAAAAACTGGAGCAAACCCCTAACGTCCACTTCCGCCAGGATACCGTGACCGGCCTGGAAACAGAGACCGGAAACGACGGCAAGGTTCGGGTCACGGGCGTGCGTACCGGCATCGGAAGTGTCATTCCATGCCGATCCGTAGTACTCACCAACGGCACCTTCCTCAGCGCCGTGATGCACATCGGTGAGAAGCAGTTCGGTGGGGGCCGCTCCGGTGAAAAGGCCGCATACGGGATTACCGAGCAACTCGCAACTTTAGGCTTCGAGTCCGGCCGCATGAAGACCGGAACCCCTCCCCGTGTGGACGGTCGCAGCATTGATTACTCGAAACTGGAGGAACAACGTGGCGATGAAAATCCGGCAAAATTCAGCTTCTCCACCGAGACCCGTCCTATTGCCAAACAGCTTAGTTGCTGGATAACCCATACCACGAACGAGGTCCACGACATCCTGCGCACCGGCTTCGACCGCAGCCCGATGTTCAGTGGCAGGATCCAGGGTGTAGGCCCGCGATACTGCCCCAGCATCGAGGACAAGATCGACCGCTTTGCCGACAAGGACAGCCACCAGATCTTCGTAGAGCCTGAGGGATGGAACACCGTGGAGACCTATATCAACGGATTCAGCACAAGCTTGCCCGAAGAGGTGCAGACCGCTGCTTTACGCAAGCTCCCGGGTTTTGCGGAGGCCCGCATCTTCCGTCCCGGCTATGCCGTGGAATATGACTACTTCCCTCCTACCCAGATCCAGCACACATTAGAGACGAAGCCCGTGGATGGCCTGTATTTCGCCGGACAGATCAACGGGACCACCGGCTACGAGGAGGCCGCCTGCCAAGGGCTGATGGCCGGCATCAATGCACACTTGAAGGTGGCAGAAAAGGACCCCTTTATCCTTCGTCGTGACCAGGCTTACATCGGCGTTTTGGTGGACGACCTGATCACAAAAGGCACGGAAGAACCCTATCGCATGTTCACCAGCAGGGCAGAATTCCGCATCCTCCTGCGTCAGGATAATGCCGATCTACGGCTTACTCCCCTCTCCTACATGATCGGACTTGCAAGTGGTGAACGCATGCAGCGCACGGAACTAAAAGCCGCTAATACGGCCCAACTTCTGAGCGCCTTGCGGACCGAAAGTGCAGACCCGGAACCCACCAATGCAGTGATCGTTCCACGTGGAACAGACCCCGTAAAACAGAAGGTCAAGCTCCACGGTCTGCTACTACGGCCACAGCTTTCATACGTGGATATTGAACCCCTGTCCCCCACCCTTTCCAAACTCACAGCGTCCTTTGGGGAGCTCCGCAACGAGGTGGTGGAGCAGACGGAGATCAAGGCAAAGTACGAGGGATATATCGACAAGGAACGGAACATGGCGGATCGGATGAGCCACCTTGAGGACGTTCCGCTGCAGGCTGATATGCCCTATGCAAAGCTGACATCACTCTCCATTGAAGCCCGCCAAAAGCTGGATAAGATACGCCCGAACACCCTCGGGCAAGCATCGCGGATCAGCGGCATTTCACCAGCGGACATCAGCGTGCTCATGGTCTACCTTGGCCGTTAA
- a CDS encoding T9SS type A sorting domain-containing protein, giving the protein MNQPYPDLSFLNNGGIFIQTDGKVLFTGDHHLGYPYGPNAPGYYSLLRLNTDGTLDSTYHYRKTNGVIWTIEPTTLGRFLLSGVYSTYEGGPAGRILRIWPDGSLDSTFHSDISRGYAKYLLEQPDGRIIAGGQFVFPNDPDTMHLIRLMPDRALDLSFNNHAEYKDIPTHSFGDFGISVDAVLQLGDGTIMVGGSFTHIDGQLRRGIALLDSTGHLLNTAFTGQGCGLTHDYNSTFMYSGISSITPAPDGSIFLAGAFEGFDDGTVNDPAQRMICKLHGLTTGVQERVAGLEGLRVFPNPGSETLHVQTGVPGSMQVRVLDGTGRTVMAASGKEGSMQLDCGTLAPGVYLVEVRTDKGLRTVKWTRR; this is encoded by the coding sequence GTGAACCAACCCTACCCGGATCTTAGCTTTCTCAATAATGGCGGGATCTTCATCCAAACGGACGGCAAGGTGCTATTTACCGGGGACCATCATTTGGGTTACCCATACGGCCCCAATGCACCGGGCTACTATTCCTTGCTGCGTCTGAACACCGATGGCACATTGGACAGCACCTACCATTACCGGAAGACCAACGGGGTGATCTGGACCATCGAACCCACCACCCTGGGGCGCTTTCTGCTGAGCGGGGTGTACAGCACTTACGAGGGCGGACCGGCAGGACGCATCCTGCGCATCTGGCCGGACGGCAGCTTGGACAGCACCTTCCATTCCGACATCAGCCGGGGTTATGCGAAATACCTGCTGGAGCAGCCCGATGGGCGCATCATTGCGGGAGGGCAGTTCGTCTTCCCGAACGATCCGGACACCATGCACCTGATCCGGCTTATGCCGGACAGGGCCTTGGACCTCAGTTTCAACAACCACGCGGAGTACAAGGATATTCCAACGCACTCCTTCGGGGATTTCGGTATTAGTGTGGATGCTGTACTGCAATTGGGCGATGGAACGATCATGGTCGGTGGGAGCTTCACCCACATCGACGGGCAGTTGCGACGCGGCATCGCCCTGTTGGACAGCACGGGCCATTTGCTCAATACGGCCTTTACCGGGCAGGGCTGCGGCCTTACGCACGATTACAACTCCACGTTCATGTATAGTGGGATCTCCTCCATCACTCCGGCCCCGGACGGGAGCATCTTCTTAGCCGGAGCTTTCGAGGGATTTGATGACGGCACGGTGAACGACCCGGCACAGCGTATGATCTGCAAGCTGCACGGGCTTACCACGGGTGTGCAGGAACGAGTGGCGGGGTTGGAGGGGTTGCGGGTTTTTCCAAATCCCGGCAGCGAGACGTTGCATGTACAAACCGGGGTGCCAGGTTCCATGCAGGTGCGGGTGCTGGACGGCACGGGGCGGACGGTGATGGCCGCGAGTGGCAAGGAGGGATCGATGCAATTGGACTGTGGCACTCTTGCACCTGGAGTGTACCTTGTGGAGGTACGCACCGATAAAGGCCTGCGAACGGTGAAATGGACAAGACGATGA